Proteins encoded by one window of Nocardioides euryhalodurans:
- a CDS encoding TetR/AcrR family transcriptional regulator, with translation MTSSPAPHQARQRLRRIDARQRIVDAAVTLLEERRWRDVPLEEVMARAGLARTAFYRHFDDRGALLLALLDRVRVGVDESGSVWKSVAPDGAAEPEADLRAGLAELTEAMVRHGRLMQAVADESPSDPAIAAAHEGMVAHFVDVTAVRIAADVAAGRSSVARPQETADALVRMNEGVLLHAFGRHPLGDPHEVSDVLASIWIATVYGT, from the coding sequence GTGACCTCCAGCCCCGCGCCGCACCAGGCACGCCAGCGCCTCCGGCGGATCGATGCCCGGCAGCGCATCGTGGACGCGGCGGTGACCCTTCTCGAGGAGCGGCGCTGGCGCGACGTCCCCCTCGAGGAGGTGATGGCGCGGGCGGGCCTCGCCCGCACTGCCTTCTACCGCCACTTCGACGACCGGGGCGCGCTGCTCCTGGCCCTGCTCGACCGGGTGCGCGTCGGGGTCGACGAGAGCGGCTCGGTCTGGAAGTCCGTCGCGCCCGACGGCGCCGCGGAACCAGAGGCGGACCTGCGCGCCGGGCTCGCCGAGCTGACCGAGGCCATGGTGCGCCACGGACGCCTGATGCAGGCGGTGGCCGACGAGTCGCCGTCGGACCCCGCCATCGCCGCCGCCCACGAGGGCATGGTGGCCCACTTCGTCGACGTCACGGCTGTCCGCATCGCGGCCGACGTCGCGGCGGGCCGCAGCAGCGTGGCCCGCCCCCAGGAGACCGCGGACGCGCTGGTCCGCATGAACGAGGGCGTGCTCCTCCACGCCTTCGGCCGGCACCCGCTCGGCGATCCCCACGAGGTCAGCGACGTGCTGGCCTCCATCTGGATCGCCACCGTCTACGGGACGTGA